The sequence CCTCCATGTTAAGATAAGTGCCGCCCGCGTGCGTTACGGCGCCGATTTCGCGGCCGCTCTCGAGCAACGCGCGGCCAAGCCGATCGCACAACGGATGCGCCATCTGCACGTGCGCCACGATGCCTTCGCCGAAGAAGGTGTTGGGACGAGCGAGCAGACAGCGATCAAAAAAATTGTCGATGATCACCATGTCGGTCGGTTTATAGTCGGGGCGCAATGAACCGACGGCCGAGACGGAGAGGATCGCTCCGACGTCCAGCAGCTTGAGCGCATAAATGTTAGCGCGATAGTTCACTTCGGACGGCGACAGGCGATGGCCCCGACCGTGCCGCGGCAGGAAAACAACCTCTTTGCCTTCCAACTCGCCGATGATCAAAGCGTCCGAAGGCGGGCCGAAGGGAGTGTCGATTTTTTCTTCCCTCAGCCGAGAGATGCCTTCTATCTGATAAAGACCGGATCCGCCGATAATGCCGATTCGAGACATAGATCGTTCCTATAATCGTTCAATTATTGCCGTTAAAAGCATGTTGAACTTTGGTGCCGTTTCCTGGGCAACACGCGAGACGTCTTCATGCGTAACCGGCTGCATGGCTTGGGGCAAAGCCTGATCGGTAACTGCAGAAATGCCGAGGATTTCCATCCCCATTTGCCGTGCCGCCAATACTTCCGGTACGACCGACATGCCGACGGTGTCGGCGCCGAGCATCTGCAGCATGCGCACTTCGGCAGCCGTTTCGTAACTTGGACCGCTGACCGCGGCATAGACGGTTTCGGCCAAAGGGAGTTGCAGCAAAGCCGCAGTCTCTAAGGCGAGTTGCCGAAGACGACGGCTGTAGGCCTCGCTCATATCGGGAAAGCGTGCGCCGTACAGCTCGTCGTGCGGGCCGATCAGCGGATTGTCGCCCATCAGGTTGAGGTGATCCGTGATTAATGCCAGAGTCCCAGGCGTAAGATGCGGGCGAAGGCCGCCGACCGCATTCGTAACGATCAGAGTGCGAATACCCAGCAGAGCCATAGCGCGAACCGGTAGAACAATCTGCTGCATGCTGTAGCCTTCGTAATAATGAAAGCGGCCCTGCATGACCAGCGCTTTTTTTGCGCCCAAGCGTCCAAATACAAGGCGGCCGGCGTGAAACTTGACCGTCGACTGCGGCAGATGCGGAATTTCATGATAAGGAATGACGCCCGCTTCCTGCAGCAGGTCCGCAAAACCGCCCAGCCCGGTGCCGAGAATGATGCCGATAGGAGGCTTGGACGGAAGTCTTTGCTGCAGGAATTCAACAACTTCCAGTATTTGCTGTTTATAGGATGTCGTCCCTTTGCTGCTCACAACCTTTTGTTTCAAGTTTTGCGCCGGTTATCAGCCGCTCCCGCTATTCTGTGATGAGCTGAAACTTATCAGAATGCTGCTTCCGAGGGGAGCCGGAGTTTCTGACCTTAAGGCTTTAGATTAAATTGCGGCTCAGATCCTCGTCTGCCGCGATCCCTTTATCGCGCATGTCGCGGGACAAGTCGAGATTGCCGGTGCGCGATGCGGGCCGAACGATGCGCGGTCGTTCCGCATCTCTTTCATGCATTGGGGTAGCCGGTTCGGAAGATTGATTTTGCGCAAATTGATCGGTATGCGACGGCTGCCGCAGCCCCGGCGCGTCGTCTTCCATCAATTCGAGCATTTCCAGCTGCGATTCCAGGATTTGCCGCAGCCGGCGGACGAACGAGTCCTTTTGCGCATGCAAAAGATTTATTTCCCGTTGGATTTTAGCCAGCTCTTCGCGCCCTTCTTTGAGGATGCTTTCGGCCTCGAGCTCCGCTTTGCGGATAATCAGCTCGGCTTCGCGCTGAGAATTGGCGCGCGTATCGTCCACGGCGCTTTGTGCCTTCATCAGCGTCTCGCGCAGCGTTGCTTCCACGCGCTGATAATCGCGCAGCTGCGTGCGAAGCTTGATCAGCTCATCATTGAGCTGATTTTTTTCGCGCAAATGAAACTCCAGCTCGTCGGCCACCATGACCAAAAAGGCTTCCACTTCGTCGGGGTCGTATCCGCGCAGAACCTTTTTGAATTCTTGTTTGCGAACATCCAACGGCGTCAGTTTCACGGTTTTCTCCTTCGTAAAATTGAAGCAGCCTTTCTGCCTACAAAGAGAGCAGCAGGCGGTCGATCAACATGATGAGCAATAGTGCTATAGCCGGAGACAGATCGAGACCCGCAAGCGGCGGTATTATTTTGCGCAAAACGGAGAGCGTCGGCTCTACGGCCCGTTCGATCAGGCGCACCGGCGCAGCCTGTCGATTGACCGGCAGCCAACTCAGCACCGCCGCGGCAATAATGAGATATGCATAAATCGACAACAAATAATGTAGAACCAAAATGCCCATCTTGTCGGCTTTGACTGTAAATTTAACAAAATATATTGGTTTATGGCGTAAAAATCAAATAAAAAGTTGGAGGGAATTGCCGAGATATTTCTTGTTGAGTATTAAATAATTTAAAATAACTATTTTCACGTTTGATTTTTAACATTTGCGCTATTATATTGACCCTATATAAGGGTTTGTTTTAAGCAATGGAAAAAGCAATGTCCGAGCACCGGGTGACCTTTTTAGAAATTTTATACCATTTGATCGAACGCAGATTTACTGTAATAAAAATTGTATTAACAGCCGGAATTATTACCGCTATATTCTCCTTGATTATGCCGAAATGGTACACGGCAAAGGTTACTTTATTGCCGCCGAGCGAAGAGCGCAGCGATTTTGGCGTAAGCTCATTATTAAAGAACTTGCCGGTGGGTGGTTTAGGGCTGGGTCTCGGCTTGGGCACCCTATCTGACGAAACAAACCTATATTTGGCTCTACTTAATTCAAGAACAGTTCAGGATCTTGTATTAGAACGCTTTAATTTAAAACAGCGTTATAAAGTAAAAACGATGGAGGAGGCTCGAAAAGTCCTTGCAAAGAATACTTCAATAGAAATAAATGAGGACAATACTATAAGTGTTTCTGTTCAGGTTAAAACACCATTTTTCAGCAGTAAAAGAAAAACTGAAGAAGCAAGAATACTCTGCGCAGACATTGCGAATTATTATATTTCGAAAATGGACAGTGTAAACAGGCTGGTTCGTTCTGAAAAAGCAAGAAGAACGAGGCTGTTTCTCGAACGAAGATACCTGCAAAATTTAGAGGATTTGCATCGCGCAGAAGAAGAATTTAAAGACTTTCAGAATAAATATGGGATGATCGAGATCGAAGAGCAAACAAAAGCTATTATCTCCTCTCTGTCCCAACTAAAGGCTATGCTAATGGTAAAAGAAGTAGAAGCTTCTGTAGTTTCCCTCGACAAAAACAGAGATCATCCCGATGTAAAAAGAGTGATGAAAGAAGTTGAAGAGCTAAAGAAAAAGTACAATGAATTAAAAAATAAAAGTGAAAGAGATTTCTCTCTTATAAATGAGAGCGATCCGTTCATACCTCTCGGAAATATTCCTGATATTGGTATTCAGTATCTTCGTCTCTATCGCGAAGTAAAAATTCAGGAAATGGTACAAGAATTCTTATATCCGCAATATGAGCAAGCCAAAATCCAGGAAGAAAAAGACACACCGACAATTCAAGTATTGGATCCTGCTGTTCCACCTGAGCTAAAAACAAAGCCCAAACGCGTCCTCATGGTAATCGGCAGCATGCTTGCAGCTTTCTTTATTTATGTTCTTTTTTTAATCTTTTCATTTCAGCTTGATTATTTAAAAATATCAGATCCATTAAAGTATAAGAAAGTGGTTGCAATGGGCGGGATGATAAAACAAAGCTTCAAACTATTTAGTGTAGGAAACCATTAATTATCAGCAATGCAATCCATCAAACTTTTCTCGTCCGCAACTACTAGTAAAAGATTAATATTAGAGGTATTAATTTCTCTATTTGGAGTTGCCTGTGGTTTTGCTTTAAGCTATATTGGAATTATTAAATGCGGCTTATTTCTTCTATCTTTTTCTTTGCTCTTTATTTTCATCAATCATCCTATTCTTCTTCTTGTTATTGCTTACTCTTCGGGCATATTTAAAGATTGGCTCACCGAAAAGACGGCTTTATTTGCTTCAATTGATTTTACTGTTTTTATTTACTCGCTGACCATATTAATTCTTATCTTTCACTTTGTGAGGGTGGGAAAAATTTGGCAACTCAAAGTGCCGCCCGGTTTTATTTCTTTCAGCTTGCTTTTCCTACTAATGATTTTTTCTCTATTCTATACCGCCTCACCCAAATATGGCTTATTAAAAACATCAAGCTTTTTCTTTTTCAACGGATCTCTTTTTATTTTTTCATATTTGGCAATTACAACAAGGGAAGATATAAATGCTTTTATTAAATTTTTTGCTCTACTAGTTGGAGGGGTTGCAGTTTTTGCATTAGGAAATTTAATACATGGATTTTTAAAAGGTAATTTGATCTTTAGTTATCGTGCTTCATTTCTAGGGATTAATCCTATTAGTTACGCCAATTGGATTGGTGCAGCAAATATATTTTTTATTTCTCTATTATTTGGAAGGATTGACAGAACCAATAAAATATTCCTGGGGATACTTGTTGTCATTCTCACAGCTGCCATGCTGGTATCGAATTCGCGCGGACCTATTGCCAGCTTTGTTTTTTCATTGGCGGTATTAGGATTAATAAACATCCAACATATAAAAATTAAGCATCTTATACAAGGGGGGAGTGCCATACTTTTGACGATTATAGTTCTATTTTTTATTTTACCGGAACAAGTTACAAGTAGATACTTGGATCTTTTCGGCGGGGGAAGTGATGTTGTTTCAAAAGTTCATTCTGCTTATACAATAAACACCCGTTTATTTGCCTGGCAAACTGCTGTGTCTGCCGCGCTGTCAAGTGTGAGGAGTTTCTTCTTCGGAATAGGCTCAGGGGGATTTTCGAGTTTGTTCTACGGCCTGGATGTAAGATTATACCCTCACAATATGCTTATTGAAGTTTTCTGCGAACTTGGATTGGTGGGTTTAATTCTATTGATTTCTCATTTTTATATACTGTTT comes from candidate division KSB1 bacterium and encodes:
- the mtnP gene encoding S-methyl-5'-thioadenosine phosphorylase, whose translation is MSRIGIIGGSGLYQIEGISRLREEKIDTPFGPPSDALIIGELEGKEVVFLPRHGRGHRLSPSEVNYRANIYALKLLDVGAILSVSAVGSLRPDYKPTDMVIIDNFFDRCLLARPNTFFGEGIVAHVQMAHPLCDRLGRALLESGREIGAVTHAGGTYLNMEGPQFSTLAESQTYRKWGMDVIGMTQMSEARLAREAEICYATLAMVTDFDCWYEAESGHTVSVELVLSYMEKNIKTAKEMLRRTIAKIDPEVDCSCRHALAGAILTDRSYWPEETVRKLYPLIKNYL
- a CDS encoding purine-nucleoside phosphorylase, with amino-acid sequence MKQKVVSSKGTTSYKQQILEVVEFLQQRLPSKPPIGIILGTGLGGFADLLQEAGVIPYHEIPHLPQSTVKFHAGRLVFGRLGAKKALVMQGRFHYYEGYSMQQIVLPVRAMALLGIRTLIVTNAVGGLRPHLTPGTLALITDHLNLMGDNPLIGPHDELYGARFPDMSEAYSRRLRQLALETAALLQLPLAETVYAAVSGPSYETAAEVRMLQMLGADTVGMSVVPEVLAARQMGMEILGISAVTDQALPQAMQPVTHEDVSRVAQETAPKFNMLLTAIIERL
- a CDS encoding DivIVA domain-containing protein, translated to MKLTPLDVRKQEFKKVLRGYDPDEVEAFLVMVADELEFHLREKNQLNDELIKLRTQLRDYQRVEATLRETLMKAQSAVDDTRANSQREAELIIRKAELEAESILKEGREELAKIQREINLLHAQKDSFVRRLRQILESQLEMLELMEDDAPGLRQPSHTDQFAQNQSSEPATPMHERDAERPRIVRPASRTGNLDLSRDMRDKGIAADEDLSRNLI
- a CDS encoding YggT family protein; this encodes MGILVLHYLLSIYAYLIIAAAVLSWLPVNRQAAPVRLIERAVEPTLSVLRKIIPPLAGLDLSPAIALLLIMLIDRLLLSL
- a CDS encoding Wzz/FepE/Etk N-terminal domain-containing protein — translated: MSEHRVTFLEILYHLIERRFTVIKIVLTAGIITAIFSLIMPKWYTAKVTLLPPSEERSDFGVSSLLKNLPVGGLGLGLGLGTLSDETNLYLALLNSRTVQDLVLERFNLKQRYKVKTMEEARKVLAKNTSIEINEDNTISVSVQVKTPFFSSKRKTEEARILCADIANYYISKMDSVNRLVRSEKARRTRLFLERRYLQNLEDLHRAEEEFKDFQNKYGMIEIEEQTKAIISSLSQLKAMLMVKEVEASVVSLDKNRDHPDVKRVMKEVEELKKKYNELKNKSERDFSLINESDPFIPLGNIPDIGIQYLRLYREVKIQEMVQEFLYPQYEQAKIQEEKDTPTIQVLDPAVPPELKTKPKRVLMVIGSMLAAFFIYVLFLIFSFQLDYLKISDPLKYKKVVAMGGMIKQSFKLFSVGNH
- a CDS encoding O-antigen ligase family protein, which gives rise to MQSIKLFSSATTSKRLILEVLISLFGVACGFALSYIGIIKCGLFLLSFSLLFIFINHPILLLVIAYSSGIFKDWLTEKTALFASIDFTVFIYSLTILILIFHFVRVGKIWQLKVPPGFISFSLLFLLMIFSLFYTASPKYGLLKTSSFFFFNGSLFIFSYLAITTREDINAFIKFFALLVGGVAVFALGNLIHGFLKGNLIFSYRASFLGINPISYANWIGAANIFFISLLFGRIDRTNKIFLGILVVILTAAMLVSNSRGPIASFVFSLAVLGLINIQHIKIKHLIQGGSAILLTIIVLFFILPEQVTSRYLDLFGGGSDVVSKVHSAYTINTRLFAWQTAVSAALSSVRSFFFGIGSGGFSSLFYGLDVRLYPHNMLIEVFCELGLVGLILLISHFYILFSLFFAKLKNIGGQDKFTFLGFVMAAIFLTFSAQFSGDLNDNRRIWFFLGLALASLEIYLKNAKNLYNDRYQTSNN